A window from Citrus sinensis cultivar Valencia sweet orange chromosome 3, DVS_A1.0, whole genome shotgun sequence encodes these proteins:
- the LOC102624779 gene encoding histone acetyltransferase MCC1 encodes MVNPKVSRHPTICYRPIRPSDLMILQQLHADAFPIRYESEFFQNVVNARDIVSWGAVDRSRPNGHSDELIGFVTARIVQANESEIGDLLSYDSAKSDQTLVYILTLGVVDTYRNLGIASSLISEVIKYATNIPTCRALYLHVISYNIPAIHLYKKMSFKCVRRLHGFYLINGQHYDSYLFVYYINGGRSPCSPLELVTVAVSYMRRGLNSVAARLRKNEEKWPKWAKCKESRRLVGTQGRRNLTAECTGCECV; translated from the exons ATGGTAAATCCAAAAGTTTCCCGCCATCCCACAATATGCTACAGGCCCATACGACCCTCAGATTTGATGATTTTACAGCAACtccatgctgatgcttttccTATCAG gtATGAGTCTGAATTTTTCCAGAATGTTGTGAATGCACGTGATATTGTGTCCTGGGGAGCTGTTGACCGGAGTCGACCTAATGGTCACAGCGATGAACTTATTGGATTTGTTACTGCCCGAATTGTGCAGGCAAATGAAAGTGAG ATAGGAGATTTGCTCAGTTATGATTCAGCGAAATCAGATCAAACACTAGTCTACATTTTGACATTGGGAGTAGTGGACACTTATAGAAATCTTGGAATAG CTTCTTCGCTTATTAGCGAGGTCATCAAATATGCCACAAATATCCCAACATGCCGTGCATTGTACTTACATGTGATCTCTTACAACATTCCAGCCATCCATTTGTACAAGAAAATGTCATTCAAGTGCGTACGAAGGTTGCatggtttttatttaatcaatggGCAACATTACGATTCATACTTGTTCGTTTACTACATAAATGGTGGCCGTTCTCCCTGCTCGCCGTT GGAGCTTGTAACAGTTGCAGTGAGTTACATGAGGAGGGGTCTTAACTCAGTGGCTGCAAGGCTGAGGAAGAACGAAGAGAAATGGCCGAAATGGGCAAAATGTAAAGAAAGCCGACGCCTTGTAGGGACACAAGGCAGGAGAAACCTCACTGCTGAGTGTACTGGGTGTGAGTGTGTTTAA
- the LOC102613278 gene encoding protein CANDIDATE G-PROTEIN COUPLED RECEPTOR 7-like, translating to MACLRYYYATLFHAVLLLFMISSIPVCLSEIKETHVVDDSRPLIMFERFGFTEDGKAEVTIKDISWKSKKQNYNNGNNNNKDQVLNPASLGFFFVRDLAFPVMINESQYIEGFCSLSSRYAKLVYRFEKIVPNSSYSGAVNINDPDEYILLFGNCQPEFQVSMFVKTEMYNLQHGIKDYLPAGQTQLPRLYLMFFFTYTLFFVMWVFICIKQRPIVDKIHIVMAALLLVKALKMICASEDKLYVSETGTPHGWDVAFYIFGLFKGIMLFTVIVLIGTGWSFLKPYLQEREKNVLMTVIPLQVLENIAYVVISETGPATQDWMAWNHMFLLIDIICCAAVFFPIIWSIRSLKEASKTDGKAARNLEKLTLFKQFYIVVVGYLYFTRIVVPASAHVVNYRFEWTMYAAAEGASFVFYLFIFHNFQPTEKNPYFVVDDEEESEARQILEEDDSFEL from the coding sequence ATGGCATGTTTGAGATACTATTATGCAACTCTTTTTCATGcagtattattattgttcatGATCTCAAGCATTCCAGTCTGTTTATCAGAGATCAAAGAGACCCATGTCGTGGATGATTCGCGGCCGTTGATCATGTTTGAGAGATTCGGATTTACAGAAGATGGCAAGGCGGAAGTTACAATAAAAGATATCTCATGGAaatcaaaaaaacaaaattataataatggtaacaataataataaagatcaAGTGCTCAACCCTGCTTCCTTgggatttttctttgtaagaGATCTTGCATTTCCAGTAATGATCAATGAGTCTCAGTACATTGAAGGATTTTGTTCTTTATCTAGCAGGTACGCAAAACTTGTATACAGATTTGAAAAAATCGTGCCCAATTCATCCTACAGTGGTGCAGTTAACATCAACGATCCCGATGAATACATCTTGCTCTTCGGGAACTGCCAGCCTGAATTTCAAGTGTCAATGTTTGTTAAAACAGAGATGTATAACTTGCAGCACGGGATAAAAGATTACCTTCCTGCTGGCCAAACACAGCTGCCGAGACTCTATTTGATGTTCTTTTTCACATACACTCTCTTTTTTGTTATGTGGGTTTTTATCTGCATCAAGCAGAGGCCGATTGTTGACAAGATTCATATAGTAATGGCTGCGCTGCTTCTTGTGAAAGCGCTTAAAATGATATGCGCGTCCGAGGACAAACTCTATGTCAGCGAAACTGGGACTCCACATGGCTGGGATGTAGCATTTTACATCTTCGGATTGTTCAAAGGCATAATGCTGTTCACAGTGATTGTACTCATAGGAACAGGATGGTCATTCCTGAAACCGTATCTTCAGGAACGCGAAAAGAATGTTTTGATGACAGTGATTCCATTACAAGTCCTGGAAAACATAGCGTACGTTGTCATAAGTGAAACAGGACCCGCGACGCAAGATTGGATGGCGTGGAATCATATGTTCTTGTTGATTGATATCATCTGCTGTGCTGCTGTGTTCTTTCCAATTATTTGGTCGATAAGAAGCCTGAAGGAGGCGTCAAAGACCGATGGGAAAGCAGCTAGGAATCTTGAAAAATTGACCCTTTTCAAGCAATTCTATATTGTTGTGGTGGGATACTTGTACTTCACCAGGATTGTGGTTCCAGCTTCCGCACATGTTGTGAATTACAGATTTGAGTGGACCATGTATGCTGCAGCAGAAGGAGCTAGCTtcgttttttatttgttcattttccaTAATTTTCAGCCCACTGAGAAGAATCCATATTTTGTagttgatgatgaagaagagagTGAAGCCAGACAAATTTTGGAGGAAGATGATTCAtttgaactttaa
- the LOC102625069 gene encoding uncharacterized protein LOC102625069 isoform X2, translated as MLLTAPDCFSSSHLPFASIKNSTAAVILKRFRLNSVSRTGTSRRLCRASLITSPDSFEVGRLIGSYGFMNITSYSGLRDIEYSSGDLGRLGVQDVGEGSVKIRLYEGRIAQGPLKGTSVMFKVYPGQRTGGIEADMMAANELNAHAFLQWLAFRSDGKYSAADYAKLTSEKISKNHSAGESSWNRFEKEQILKRRRYFVIKLFQGAMSGLAYMHDHDRLHQSLGPSSVILNTIVEKDAAYLVPRLRDLSFSVDISFQNLEEDAGTFSEGLWRRAAGAGAFTPMEKRAFGIADDIYEAGLLLAYLAFVTFCEANVMDSLSLQRLLESTFRLDLQATREYCLADDRLLEAVKFLDLGEGAGWELLQAMLNPDFRQRPIAEAVINHRFTAGAVL; from the exons ATGCTCCTTACAGCACCCGATTGCTTCTCCTCTTCTCACCTCCCTTTTGCTTCTATCAAAAACTCCACGGCGGCTGTCATCCTCAAGCGATTCAGACTCAACTCAGTGAGTCGAACTGGGACGAGTCGTCGGCTCTGCAGGGCGAGCCTTATCACTAGCCCTGACTCCTTCGAGGTTGGCCGACTCATCGGCAGCTACGGCTTCATGAACATCACAAG CTATTCGGGGCTTCGTGACATTGAATATTCATCCGGAGATTTGGGGCGATTGGGAGTTCAAGATGTTGGAGAGGGCAGTGTAAAGATCAG GCTTTATGAAGGAAGAATAGCTCAGGGTCCACTAAAAGGAACTTCTGTTATGTTTAAg GTTTATCCTGGACAACGTACTGGTGGTATTGAAGCCGATATGATGGCTGCAAATGAACTCAATGCTCATGCCTTCCTCCAG TGGCTTGCTTTTCGGAGTGATGGGAAATATAGTGCAGCAGACTATGCAAAACTTACCAgtgaaaaaatatcaaaaaaccATTCAGCAGGAGAAAGTTCTTGGAATAGATTTGAAAAAGAACAAATCCTCAAACGTCGCAgatattttgttatcaaattatttcaGGGCGCCATGAGTGGTCTGGCCTATATGCATGACCATGACAGATTACACCAGAGTCTTGGACCATCTTCTGTTATTCTCAA TACAATAGTAGAGAAAGATGCAGCTTACCTAGTTCCACGACTTCGTGATCTCTCCTTTTCTGTGGATATTAG ttttcaaaatttagaagaaGATGCTGGAACATTTTCAGAAGGGCTGTGGAGAAGAGCGGCTGGTGCTGGTGCCTTCACACCTATGGAAAAGAGAGCCTTTGGAATTGCTGATGACAT ATATGAAGCTGGTCTTCTTCTTGCATACTTAGCTTTTGTTACATTCTGTGAAGCAAACGTCATGGATAGCCTTTCTTTGCAA AGGCTTTTGGAAAGCACTTTTCGACTTGATCTTCAAGCGACAAGAGA GTATTGTTTAGCAGATGACCGCTTGTTAGAAGCTGTCAAGTTCTTGGATCTTGGGGAAGGTGCTGGCTGGGAATTACTGCAG GCAATGCTGAATCCTGACTTCCGACAACGTCCAATTGCAGAAGCAGTAATCAACCATCGATTTACGGCTGGTGCTGTCCTCTGA
- the LOC102625627 gene encoding aquaporin TIP3-1-like translates to MARRRYELGKAEEATQPETLKAIVAEFLATFTFVFATEGSILALGKMYEHTHEVISTSRLVAIAGTHACSLFLAVSMSLNISGGHVNPAVTFGALVAGRISLLRASLYCLAQLFGSVVASLLLRLVIIAGPRPVGFPLAFDRDWHGLIIEAAMTFGLVYTFYATTMDPRKSHLTTIAPLAMGFFAGANILIGGPSHGASMNPARAFGPALVGWRWTKHWIYWVGPLVGGGLGAIMYEYLVIPSETPVLHHCIQQSCTSS, encoded by the exons ATGGCACGTCGTAGATATGAGCTTGGAAAGGCAGAAGAGGCCACCCAGCCCGAAACCCTCAAAGCAATTGTAGCTGAATTTCTTGCTACGTTCACCTTCGTCTTCGCCACTGAAGGCTCTATTCTTGCTCTTG GCAAGATGTACGAACACACCCATGAAGTAATATCAACTTCAAGGCTGGTGGCAATAGCTGGAACACATGCTTGCTCGCTGTTCTTAGCGGTATCCATGAGTCTTAACATATCGGGTGGCCATGTTAATCCTGCTGTTACCTTTGGTGCGCTTGTTGCAGGCAGAATTTCACTCCTTCGAGCTTCTCTTTATTGCCTTGCTCAGCTTTTCGGCTCTGTTGTTGCTTCTCTCTTACTGAGGCTCGTCATTATTGCTGGCCCG AGACCGGTTGGGTTTCCACTGGCATTTGATCGAGATTGGCACGGCCTTATCATAGAGGCAGCAATGACCTTTGGGCTAGTGTACACGTTTTATGCAACCACAATGGATCCCAGGAAGAGTCACTTAACCACCATAGCACCACTGGCCATGGGGTTTTTCGCCGGGGCGAACATCCTCATCGGCGGGCCATCCCACGGAGCATCCATGAATCCCGCCAGGGCCTTCGGGCCCGCCCTGGTGGGATGGCGATGGACGAAGCACTGGATCTACTGGGTCGGGCCTCTCGTCGGAGGTGGGCTCGGAGCAATCATGTATGAGTACCTGGTGATTCCGTCGGAAACACCGGTGCTACATCATTGTATTCAGCAGTCATGTACAAGTTCTTGA
- the LOC102624504 gene encoding THO complex subunit 7B, with protein sequence MLAKGRKVPGRAETVPVNYAFGPHEDDVIIKHRLLTRTTTTRGEPPLKKLQKKFTSFVLEIEKDEDNNNDCEKLAKAFLQELSTFEIPLLKSKAVIDANLREKENFNELKEEINRQTLQAKADIEDLKKQLEESKIERQHKEECEAIRKLIAVQPPRSETQRIITDLEKEIAALEAENTAGSRLLELRKKQFALLLHVVDELQNTMEEEQKNLIEEMRMAEEQKGGMEDASGGSEAMAVD encoded by the exons ATGCTAGCAAAAGGAAGAAAAGTTCCTGGTAGGGCAGAAACAGTGCCAGTGAACTACGCTTTTGGTCCACATGAAGATGATGTAATCATAAAGCATAGGCTTCTAACCCGCACAACTACCACAAGGGGCGAACCCCCATTGAAGAAACTTCAGAAGAAATTTACCTCATTTGTACTTGAGATTGAGAAGGATGAAGATAACAATAATGACTGTGAAAAACTTGCTAAAGCTTTCCTGCAGGAGTTGTCCACTTTTGAGATTCCACTTCTTAAGAGTAAAGCTGTTATTGATGCAAACCTCAGAGAGAAGGAGAACTTCAATGAACTGAAAGAAGAGATAAATAGGCAAACATTGCAGGCGAAGGCTGACATAGAAGATTTAAAGAAACAACTTGAAGAGAGTAAGATTGAAAGACAGCACAAGGAGGAGTGTGAGGCAATTAGGAAATTGATTGCTGTGCAGCCACCAAGATCAGAGACTCAAAGGATTATTACTGACCTGGAGAAAGAGATTGCAGCATTAGAAGCAGAGAATACAGCTGGTTCAAGGTTGCTGGAGCTTCGGAAGAAGCAGTTTGCTCTTTTGTTGCATGTG GTGGATGAGTTACAGAATACCATGGAGGAAGAACagaagaatttgattgaggAGATGAGAATGGCCGAGGAGCAGAAGGGTGGAATGGAGGATGCTAGTGGGGGTTCAGAAGCCATGGCTGTTGATTAG
- the LOC102625069 gene encoding uncharacterized protein LOC102625069 isoform X1 — protein sequence MLLTAPDCFSSSHLPFASIKNSTAAVILKRFRLNSVSRTGTSRRLCRASLITSPDSFEVGRLIGSYGFMNITSYSGLRDIEYSSGDLGRLGVQDVGEGSVKIRLYEGRIAQGPLKGTSVMFKVYPGQRTGGIEADMMAANELNAHAFLQSSSKGLCQNLVVLVGGFETKTGEQWLAFRSDGKYSAADYAKLTSEKISKNHSAGESSWNRFEKEQILKRRRYFVIKLFQGAMSGLAYMHDHDRLHQSLGPSSVILNTIVEKDAAYLVPRLRDLSFSVDISFQNLEEDAGTFSEGLWRRAAGAGAFTPMEKRAFGIADDIYEAGLLLAYLAFVTFCEANVMDSLSLQRLLESTFRLDLQATREYCLADDRLLEAVKFLDLGEGAGWELLQAMLNPDFRQRPIAEAVINHRFTAGAVL from the exons ATGCTCCTTACAGCACCCGATTGCTTCTCCTCTTCTCACCTCCCTTTTGCTTCTATCAAAAACTCCACGGCGGCTGTCATCCTCAAGCGATTCAGACTCAACTCAGTGAGTCGAACTGGGACGAGTCGTCGGCTCTGCAGGGCGAGCCTTATCACTAGCCCTGACTCCTTCGAGGTTGGCCGACTCATCGGCAGCTACGGCTTCATGAACATCACAAG CTATTCGGGGCTTCGTGACATTGAATATTCATCCGGAGATTTGGGGCGATTGGGAGTTCAAGATGTTGGAGAGGGCAGTGTAAAGATCAG GCTTTATGAAGGAAGAATAGCTCAGGGTCCACTAAAAGGAACTTCTGTTATGTTTAAg GTTTATCCTGGACAACGTACTGGTGGTATTGAAGCCGATATGATGGCTGCAAATGAACTCAATGCTCATGCCTTCCTCCAG AGCAGTTCAAAAGGTCTTTGTCAAAATCTTGTGGTACTAGTTGGAGGATTTGAGACAAAAACTGGAGAGCAG TGGCTTGCTTTTCGGAGTGATGGGAAATATAGTGCAGCAGACTATGCAAAACTTACCAgtgaaaaaatatcaaaaaaccATTCAGCAGGAGAAAGTTCTTGGAATAGATTTGAAAAAGAACAAATCCTCAAACGTCGCAgatattttgttatcaaattatttcaGGGCGCCATGAGTGGTCTGGCCTATATGCATGACCATGACAGATTACACCAGAGTCTTGGACCATCTTCTGTTATTCTCAA TACAATAGTAGAGAAAGATGCAGCTTACCTAGTTCCACGACTTCGTGATCTCTCCTTTTCTGTGGATATTAG ttttcaaaatttagaagaaGATGCTGGAACATTTTCAGAAGGGCTGTGGAGAAGAGCGGCTGGTGCTGGTGCCTTCACACCTATGGAAAAGAGAGCCTTTGGAATTGCTGATGACAT ATATGAAGCTGGTCTTCTTCTTGCATACTTAGCTTTTGTTACATTCTGTGAAGCAAACGTCATGGATAGCCTTTCTTTGCAA AGGCTTTTGGAAAGCACTTTTCGACTTGATCTTCAAGCGACAAGAGA GTATTGTTTAGCAGATGACCGCTTGTTAGAAGCTGTCAAGTTCTTGGATCTTGGGGAAGGTGCTGGCTGGGAATTACTGCAG GCAATGCTGAATCCTGACTTCCGACAACGTCCAATTGCAGAAGCAGTAATCAACCATCGATTTACGGCTGGTGCTGTCCTCTGA
- the LOC102626604 gene encoding uncharacterized protein LOC102626604 isoform X1, with translation MGAQAQFLLQASTYFTSSFSSSSSSSISHSNVITNKSNIKYSINISTCCSSRSRSNWDTTASGNGRFRFNFEDDLYTEDGYDDDFSAKPRNWWSDYNYDYDYEDDSEFDEEEDESWILKIFKAFGWMLPAIAIPWLLGTAPNALFMALIPLGQSVLSLAFDKLWGRTGSIPKSRPRTRRKEKPFAKAASSSKTSQSKQENKAANGRRSYQSWVVADGVSYEKRDKSGSRFGGWDDLDKKGENHGYRAARKPPSQIKSERPKQQKKGKLSKAGRIRERPLLWRLLIAVFPFVGSWTKLLF, from the exons ATGGGAGCACAAGCTcagtttcttcttcaagcaTCCACTTACtttacttcttctttttcttcttcttcttcttcttcaataaGCCATAGCAATGTTATTACCAATAAAAGCAACATTAAATACTCCATTAACATTTCAACCTGCTGCTCCAGTAGATCCCGCTCTAACTGGGACACCACAGCTAGTGGAAATGGACGGTTCAGATTCAATTTCGAAGACGACCTCTACACCGAAGACGGCTACGATGATGATTTCTCCGCCAAACCGAGGAATTGGTGGTCGGATTAcaattatgattatgattatgaGGATGATTCGGAATTTgatgaggaagaagatgaGTCTTGGATTTTGAAG ATTTTTAAAGCCTTTGGTTGGATGTTGCCTGCCATCGCAATACCGTGGTTGCTGGGAACAGCCCCAAATGCTTTGTTCATGGCATTAATTCCTCTGGGACAGTCGGTTCTTTCTCTTGCATTTGATAAATTGTGGGGAAGGACAGGTAGTATCCCAAAATCCAGACCCAGGACCAGGAGAAAAGAGAAACCTTTTGCAAAAGCTGCAAGCAGTTCTAAAACAAGCCAGagcaaacaagaaaataaggcTGCTAATGGCAGGAGAAGTTATCAGTCCTGGGTAGTAGCAGATGGTGTTTCATACGAGAAGCGTGACAAAAGTGGCTCAAGGTTTGGTGGATGGGATGATCTAGACAAGAAAGGTGAAAACCATGGGTACAGAGCTGCCAGAAAACCACCGAGTCAAATAAAAAGTGAGCGGCCAAAGCAACAGAAGAAAGGTAAACTGAGCAAGGCTGGGAGAATCAGAGAAAGGCCATTGTTGTGGAGGCTGTTGATTGCCGTTTTTCCATTCGTGGGCTCATGGActaaattgttattttga
- the LOC102625917 gene encoding heat stress transcription factor A-1e encodes MESMSSSSAANGNSLPPFLSKIYDMVEDPSTNDIVSWSSSNNSFIVWKVAEFSRDLLPKYFKHSNFSSFVRQLNTYGFRKVDPDRYEFANEGFLRGQKHLLKSISRRKPAQVHGQQQPKLQNSSVGACVEVGKYGLEEEVEILKRDKNVLMQELVRLRQQQQATDRQLHTVGQRVQVMEQRQQQMMSFLAKAMHSPSFLSQLVQQQNDSNRHISGSNKKRRLPRQDEENTVGAYDSSIPNGQIVKFQPSMNEAAKAMLHQIMKMNSPSRLEPTMSNLSTFLIDNIPSANALENGHSSSQISGVTLSEVPPNSGQSNMSTESRFHVPSSAISEIQCSPCVSDSVKVNPTQEKSKHNSGNDTVLPNFPQLQGIASESTISIPDVNFVLSGNGNAENLDPTALDGTMSIDADAFSPDHDVDVSPDGIHKLPRIDDAFWEEFLTASPLPGDTDEINSSPLESGMTSELEQQPEQANGWDNFQHMDHLTEQMGLLTSESRRL; translated from the exons atggagtccaTGTCGAGTTCATCAGCGGCAAACGGCAATTCGCTGCCGCCGTTTCTGAGCAAAATCTACGACATGGTGGAAGACCCTTCCACGAACGACATCGTTTCGTGGAGTAGTAGTAATAACAGCTTTATTGTTTGGAAAGTTGCTGAGTTTTCCAGGGACCTGTTGCCTAAGTATTTCAAGCACAGTAACTTCTCGAGCTTTGTCCGCCAGTTGAATACTTAT GGATTTAGGAAAGTTGACCCAGATCGGTATGAATTTGCAAATGAGGGATTTCTTAGAGGTCAGAAACACCTTTTGAAGAGTATTAGCAGGCGAAAACCAGCTCAAGTACATGGTCAGCAACAACCTAAACTTCAGAACTCATCAGTCGGGGCATGTGTTGAAGTAGGGAAGTATGGACTTGAAGAAGAGGTTGAAATACTTAAGCGCGACAAGAATGTTCTCATGCAAGAACTTGTTAGGTTGAGGCAGCAGCAGCAAGCTACGGATCGTCAATTGCATACTGTTGGACAGCGTGTACAGGTGATGGAACAACGACAGCAACAAATGATGTCATTTCTTGCCAAGGCCATGCATAGTCCAAGCTTCTTAAGCCAGCTTGTACAGCAGCAGAATGACAGCAACAGGCATATTTCTGGCAGCAACAAAAAAAGGAGACTGCCTAGGCAGGATGAAGAAAATACAGTTGGTGCATATGACTCCAGTATTCCTAATGGTCAAATTGTCAAGTTCCAACCTTCAATGAATGAGGCAGCTAAAGCAATGCTGCACCAGATCATGAAGATGAATTCACCTTCTAGGCTGGAACCAACAATGAGCAACCTAAGCACTTTCCTGATTGATAATATTCCTTCTGCTAATGCATTGGAAAATGGGCACTCCTCCAGTCAAATTTCAGGAGTCACCCTTTCAGAGGTTCCACCAAATTCTGGGCAGTCTAATATGTCCACAGAGTCAAGGTTTCATGTCCCATCTAGTGCCATCTCAGAGATTCAATGTTCCCCTTGTGTGAGTGACTCTGTGAAAGTAAATCCAACACAAGAGAAAAGTAAGCATAATTCTGGGAATGACACAGTTTTGCCCAACTTCCCTCAACTGCAAGGAATTGCATCAGAAAGCACTATTAGCATCCCTGATGTGAATTTTGTGTTGTCTGGAAACGGAAATGCAGAAAATTTGGATCCAACAGCTTTGGATGGAACAATGTCCATAGACGCTGATGCCTTTTCTCCTGATCATGATGTGGATGTTTCGCCAGATGGTATCCATAAGCTTCCACGAATTGATGATGCATTTTGGGAAGAGTTTCTTACGGCTAGCCCTCTCCCAGGTGACACAGATGAGATTAATTCAAGCCCATTGGAAAGTGGTATGACCAGTGAGCTTGAACAGCAGCCAGAGCAGGCAAATGGATGGGATAATTTTCAGCATATGGATCATCTTACAGAGCAGATGGGCCTTCTTACATCTGAGAGCAGGAGGCTTTGA
- the LOC102626604 gene encoding uncharacterized protein LOC102626604 isoform X2 produces the protein MGAQAQFLLQASTYFTSSFSSSSSSSISHSNVITNKSNIKYSINISTCCSSRSRSNWDTTASGNGRFRFNFEDDLYTEDGYDDDFSAKPRNWWSDYNYDYDYEDDSEFDEEEDESWILKIFKAFGWMLPAIAIPWLLGTAPNALFMALIPLGQSVLSLAFDKLWGRTGSIPKSRPRTRRKEKPFAKAASSSKTSQSKQENKAANGRRSYQSWVVADGVSYEKRDKSGSRFGGWDDLDKKGENHGYRAARKPPSQIKSERPKQQKKVIKEIEQLVQIGD, from the exons ATGGGAGCACAAGCTcagtttcttcttcaagcaTCCACTTACtttacttcttctttttcttcttcttcttcttcttcaataaGCCATAGCAATGTTATTACCAATAAAAGCAACATTAAATACTCCATTAACATTTCAACCTGCTGCTCCAGTAGATCCCGCTCTAACTGGGACACCACAGCTAGTGGAAATGGACGGTTCAGATTCAATTTCGAAGACGACCTCTACACCGAAGACGGCTACGATGATGATTTCTCCGCCAAACCGAGGAATTGGTGGTCGGATTAcaattatgattatgattatgaGGATGATTCGGAATTTgatgaggaagaagatgaGTCTTGGATTTTGAAG ATTTTTAAAGCCTTTGGTTGGATGTTGCCTGCCATCGCAATACCGTGGTTGCTGGGAACAGCCCCAAATGCTTTGTTCATGGCATTAATTCCTCTGGGACAGTCGGTTCTTTCTCTTGCATTTGATAAATTGTGGGGAAGGACAGGTAGTATCCCAAAATCCAGACCCAGGACCAGGAGAAAAGAGAAACCTTTTGCAAAAGCTGCAAGCAGTTCTAAAACAAGCCAGagcaaacaagaaaataaggcTGCTAATGGCAGGAGAAGTTATCAGTCCTGGGTAGTAGCAGATGGTGTTTCATACGAGAAGCGTGACAAAAGTGGCTCAAGGTTTGGTGGATGGGATGATCTAGACAAGAAAGGTGAAAACCATGGGTACAGAGCTGCCAGAAAACCACCGAGTCAAATAAAAAGTGAGCGGCCAAAGCAACAGAAGAAAG TTATCAAAGAGATAGAACAGTTGGTACAAATTGGAGATTAG
- the LOC102624226 gene encoding norbelladine synthase — MKGQVSHELEVNVPAAQAWELYGTIKLAKLVEKESDTVEEIEIVEGDGGVGTILHLKFTPGTPGFAGYKEKFIEIDNERRVKVTDAVEGGYLDVGFTLFRVIFEIIEKGSDSCIIRSIIEYELKEEAAANASFVSTDAVAKIAEMAKNYLLNNKA, encoded by the exons atgaaagggCAGGTTTCCCATGAGTTGGAGGTAAACGTGCCGGCCGCCCAAGCTTGGGAACTCTATGGCACTATTAAACTGGCAAAGCTTGTTGAGAAAGAGTCCGATACGgttgaagaaattgaaattgtagAAGGCGATGGAGGTGTTGGCACCATTCTTCACCTCAAATTCACACCGG GCACACCGGGTTTTGCTGGTTACAAAGAGAAGTTCATTGAGATCGATAACGAGAGGCGAGTGAAAGTGACAGACGCAGTAGAAGGAGGGTATCTGGATGTGGGATTTACTCTGTTTAGAGTGATCTTTGAGATCATAGAGAAAGGGAGTGATTCCTGCATCATCAGATCAATAATTGAGTATGAACTCAAAGAGGAAGCTGCTGCTAATGCTTCCTTTGTCAGTACCGACGCAGTGGCAAAGATTGCAGAAATGGCCAAGAACTATCTCCTCAACAACAAGGCTTAA